Proteins encoded in a region of the Zea mays cultivar B73 chromosome 4, Zm-B73-REFERENCE-NAM-5.0, whole genome shotgun sequence genome:
- the LOC100281488 gene encoding Senescence-associated protein OSA15, chloroplastic — protein MASNMYGTTVACRMCYRDQYRPPPRDFTCEARKSEARRWGNGYHLIPRLCQWKPRGSKSDGSLLGDGHGGRDARCHSCGSHNSCECETRDCDAMEDAAASSYRDFKQHSRGNPQFSDDQVSSKNKSAYASQGLAEACKFVYNDAKFVNERAQNDILLLSRGITRLNKRACQDAAVLGLGFLKLDARARKDTQKIDHTVKERAALLNHFARAFKERAQSDLKKAADKHWSDGALEADLRRADLVVKRRAMEDAFMALKFVQDIHDMMVNRLYEQLPKDGSSSRTNSTGFITLEKNGKALELFPGEVSADQIYAIEEAYQSMASAFSEADGIDYTDPEELELLVATLIDLDAMDGKRSVSLIAECSSSPDVNTRKALANALATAPSMWTLGNAGMGALQRLAQDPNYAVARAASRAIDELKKQWELEEGDSLRFVMNQNLASRDTEDDNSPADDAA, from the exons ATGGCTAGCAACATGTACGGCACCACGGTGGCCTGTAGGATGTGCTACAGAGACCAGTACAGGCCGCCGCCGCGCGACTTCACTTGCGAGGCCAGGAAATCGGAGGCCAGGAGGTGGGGAAACGGGTACCACCTCATCCCCAGGCTCTGCCAGTGGAAGCCCAGAGGCAGCAAGTCTGATGGCTCACTGCTCGGCGACGGCCACGGTGGCCGCGATGCTCGCTGCCACTCTTGTGGTTCCCATAACAGCTGCGAGTGCGAAACTAGAGACTGCGATGCTATGGAAGATGCTGCTGCGAGCTCTTACCG AGATTTCAAGCAACATTCAAGGGGAAATCCTCAATTTTCAGATGATCAAGTTTCATCGAAGAATAAGTCAGCCTATGCTAGTCAAGGGTTGGCTGAAGCCTGCAAATTTGTTTACAATGATGCTAAGTTTGTAAATGAAAGGGCTCAAAATGACATTCTATTACTTTCACG TGGCATAACAAGGCTGAACAAACGCGCATGCCAGGATGCTGCTGTTTTGGGCCTGGGGTTTCTCAAACTTGATG CTCGTGCACGGAAGGATACTCAAAAGATTGACCACACAGTGAAGGAGAGAGCAGCGCTTCTTAACCATTTTGCCAGA GCATTTAAGGAGCGAGCTCAGTCAGACTTGAAGAAAGCTGCAGACAAACATTGGAGTGATGGTGCCTTGGAG GCAGACCTGCGACGAGCTGACTTGGTTGTTAAACGACGTGCCATGGAAGACGCTTTCATGGCATTGAAG TTTGTTCAGGATATCCATGACATGATGGTGAACAGATTATATGAGCA GCTTCCGAAGGACGGTTCATCTTCTCGTACAAATTCAACAGGGTTTATTACGCTTGAGAAGAACGGGAAGGCTCTTGAACTGTTTCCTGGTGAAGTTTCTGCTGATCAGATTTATGCCATAGAG GAAGCATACCAGAGTATGGCATCTGCCTTTTCTGAAGCTGATGGTATTGACTACACAGATCCTGAGGAG CTTGAATTGTTGGTAGCAACTCTAATTGACCTGGATGCCATGGATGGGAAAAGGAGTGTTTCCTTGATTGCTGAATGTTCAAGCTCTCCAGATGTTAATACTAG GAAAGCCCTAGCTAATGCATTGGCTACAGCTCCATCTATGTGGACTCTTGGGAATGCTGGCATGGGTGCATTGCAG AGGCTGGCTCAAGATCCCAACTACGCCGTAGCTAGGGCTGCATCAAGAGCCATTGATGAACTCAAGAAGCAGTGGGAACTTGAAGAAGGTGACAGTCTGAGGTTTGTGATGAACCAGAATCTGGCCTCCAGGGATACTGAGGATGACAATTCACCAGCGGATGATGCCGCATGA
- the LOC100275205 gene encoding FCS-Like Zinc finger 7-like: MADNAGLVGLLLEQHQLRPPAAASRAPPQITSKATRPLLATAKNDVVDKGSSAAASFSRSSSSSSSRAPAPTVSPTTACPFLHRCFFCHGELADGRDIYMYRGERAFCSEECRCRHILAEEDDDDTTTSVGVVAAAADCSTQLRHQALAASFTF; encoded by the exons ATGGCTGACAATGCCGGTCTAGTAGGCCTGCTCTTGGAGCAGCACCAGCTGCGCCCACCAGCAGCAGCATCAAGAGCACCACCTCAAATCACAAGCAAGGCCACTCGTCCCCTCCTCGCCACCGCCAAGAACGACGTCGTCGACAAGGGCAGCTCCGCCGCCGCTTCCTTCAGCcgctcttcctcttcttcttcttcccgtgcaCCGGCGCCGACGGTGTCGCCGACGACCGCCTGCCCTTTCCTGCACCGGTGCTTCTTCTGCCACGGGGAGCTCGCCGACGGCAGGGACATATACATGTACAG AGGCGAGAGGGCGTTCTGCAGCGAGGAGTGCCGCTGCCGCCATATCCTGGCAGAGGAGGACGATGACGACACTACTACCTCGGTCGGGGTCGTGGCAGCGGCAGCGGACTGCTCCACCCAGCTCCGCCATCAGGCCCTTGCTGCCAGCTTCACGTTCTGA